One part of the Prionailurus bengalensis isolate Pbe53 chromosome B2, Fcat_Pben_1.1_paternal_pri, whole genome shotgun sequence genome encodes these proteins:
- the LOC122489050 gene encoding tripartite motif-containing protein 26, which produces MATSAPLRSLEEEVTCSICLDYLRDPVTIDCGHVFCRVCTSDVRPAPGGRPVCPLCKKPFRKESIRPVWQLASLVENIERLQVDKDRQPGEGAREQADSRLCERHREKLHYYCQDDGKLLCVMCRESREHRPHSAVLVEKAAQPHREKILNHLSTLRRDRDKIQGFQAKGEADILTALKKLQDQRQDIVAEFEQSHQFLRERERHLLDQLAKLEQELTEGREKYKTKGVSELARLALLISELEGKAQQPAAELMQDSRDFLNRYPRKKFWIGKPIARVVKKKTGEFSEKVLSLQRGLREFQGKLLRDLEYKTVSVTLDPQSASGYLQLSEDWKCVTYSGLYQSTYLHPHQFDCEPGVLGSKGFTWGKVYWEVEVDREGWSEEEEEGEEEEEGEEEEEEEEAGYGDGYEDWETDEDEESLGEEEEEEEEEGEEVLESCMVGVARDSVKRKGDVSLRPEDGVWALRLSSAGIWANTDPEAELFPALRPRRVGIALDYEGGTVTFTNAESQELIYTFTATFTRRLVPFLWLKWPGTRLLLRP; this is translated from the exons ATGGCCACGTCGGCCCCACTGCgcagcctggaggaggaggtgacCTGCTCCATCTGCCTGGACTACCTGCGGGACCCCGTTACCATCGACTGTGGCCACGTGTTCTGCCGCGTCTGCACCAGCGACGTGCGCCCGGCCCCGGGCGGCCGGCCCGTCTGCCCACTCTGCAAGAAGCCCTTCAGGAAGGAGAGTATCCGGCCCGTGTGGCAGCTGGCCAGCCTGGTGGAGAACATCGAGCGGCTGCAGGTGGACAAGGACAGGCAGCCCGGAGAGGGGGCCCGGGAGCAGGCGGACAGCAGGCTGTGCGAGCGGCACCGCGAGAAGCTGCACTATTACTGCCAGGACGACGGCAAGCTTCTGTGCGTCATGTGCCGCGAGTCTCGGGAGCACCGGCCCCACTCGGCCGTCCTCGTGGAGAAGGCTGCCCAGCCCCACAGG GAGAAGATCCTGAACCACCTGAGCACCctcaggagagacagagacaagattCAGGGCTTTCAGGCAAAGGGAGAAGCCGACATCCTCACCGCCCTG AAGAAGCTACAGGACCAGAGGCAAGACATAGTGGCTGAGTTTGAGCAGAGCCACCAGTTCCTGAGGGAGCGGGAGCGGCACTTGCTGGACCAACTGGCGAAACTGGAGCAGGAGCTCACGGAGGGTAGAGAGAAGTACAAGACCAAGGGTGTCTCGGAACTGGCCCGGCTAGCGCTGCTCATCTCTGAGCTGGAGGGCAAGGCCCAGCAGCCAGCAGCAGAGCTCATGCAG GACAGCAGGGACTTCTTGAACAG GTATCCGCGGAAGAAGTTCTGGATTGGGAAACCCATTGCTCGAGtggtaaaaaaaaagacaggagaatTCTCAGAAAAAGTGCTGTCTCTGCAGCGAGGACTAAGAGAGTTCCAAG GGAAGCTGCTTAGAGACTTGGAATACAAGACGG TGAGTGTCACCTTGGACCCGCAGTCGGCCAGCGGGTACCTGCAGCTGTCAGAGGACTGGAAGTGTGTGACGTACAGCGGCCTGTACCAGAGCACCTACCTGCACCCGCATCAGTTTGACTGTGAGCCGGGTGTGCTGGGAAGTAAGGGCTTCACCTGGGGCAAGGTGTactgggaggtggaggtggacaGGGAGGGCTGgtccgaggaggaggaggagggggaggaggaggaggagggggaggaggaggaggaggaggaggaggccggcTACGGGGACGGGTACGAAGACTGGGAGACAGATGAGGACGAAGAGtctttgggggaggaggaggaggaggaggaggaggagggggaggaggtccTGGAAAGCTGCATGGTGGGGGTGGCCAGAGACTCTGTGAAGAGGAAGGGAGACGTGTCCCTGCGGCCAGAGGACGGGGTATGGGCCCTGCGCCTCTCGTCTGCGGGCATCTGGGCCAATACTGACCCCGAGGCTGAGCTCTTCCCTGCGCTGCGGCCGCGGAGGGTGGGCATCGCCCTGGACTACGAGGGGGGCACCGTGACCTTCACCAACGCCGAGTCACAAGAGCTCATCTACACGTTCACGGCCACCTTCACCCGGCGCCTGGTGCCCTTCCTGTGGCTCAAGTGGCCTGGGACACGCCTCCTGCTGAGACCCTGA